The DNA sequence CCAGTAGTTCATCCCGGATCCCATCCAGATTTCTCTCTTCAAGCGTCTTGATTCTCTAACAGGAATCAGGCCATAATCTACCGTCTCAACCAGCAATTCTTCGGTGGAGTCTTACTCGAACAGGCACTTACAGTTTGAAGTCAGAATTGTTCAAAAAATTCAAACTTAAATACAAATTGTGTTTAAAATCCAATTTAAAAACTCGAATGAGTTATTATTACGAGTATTACATTCACTGTCTAATTTAATTTAAGAAAATTATAAAGAGAacgttttttgtatttttttttaaatcaggcaCTCTGTAGGGTTCAAGCGGTCCTTCTGGGTCCTTCCCGCTCTGAGCTACTGCGCAAGCCTGCTGACTCAACAGGAGTAGcggacaaaaaaagagaaaacatccaGAAATTCTCCTGGAACCAGACGGAACGGATAATTATGATCGGTGGGAAGAGCAGCGCGATCGCGGCGGGTGTGTGCGGGGCCCTGTTCGTTGGTTACTGCATCTATTTTGACCGGAAACGACGGAGTGACCCGAACTTCAAGAACAAGCTGCGGGAACGTGAGCGATGACCTCTTCTTCCTCGTTAACCGGCTCGGCTCGGTTTATGTGACTGAAGGCGACCATAGCAAACAGCTTTTCAGTCACCAAACAACGTCCGTGAGGGATAAtctatgacacacacacacacacaccaggcctGTTTAGCTTATTTATCGATCAGAAGTAATTAAGCAGCCCTGTAATAAAAGATCCATGTGAAATTAgagttgcccccccccagcttctAACTTCAACATCAACTTTGTTAAAGATCAAACTAATTATGGTGTTGACAGACTTTAATATGCGGATCATGTATCTCCATGGTAACGACATgtgaagggttagggtgttaACATGACAACGGCTCCGTGTTTTACCGTCGATCCTCACCGAAAACCACCTGCTTTGACTGAAGATTTTTTGTATTTCAGGAAGGAGAAAACAGAAGGCTGCCAAAGAGAGGGCTGGTGTGTCAAAGGTAAACCTTCAGCCTTCAGGGTATCAGTGGCCTCTGTCCACTATCACAGCCAGACCGTAATAgcacacagctgctgtctgtggaGGTCATTCTGCAGAAATGTGCCCAATCAAACATGATTTCAGgagaaacaaatgttttcacATAGCTGCTCATATTTATCCGCTGCTGATTTCAAATTATTTTTCCAAATCAGAGGTTCAAACCAGCCCTGATCATCAGGGGTTTCTGTCCCACCACCAAGGGAACTGGTGGTGGAACCTCAGGTAGGACAGAAATGCCTGATCATAGGCCCTGGTAGGACCCACATTAATTTCCAATTCATGTTTTGTGTAACTGGTTAGTTGGTGCTACACAGATCTGAGAGTACATGTCATTCAGAATGTCACCTTTGGTGCAGCTCCCAGATCTGAAGGATGCAGAAGCTGTGCAGAAGTTCTTCCTGGAGGAGATCCAGCAGGGAGAGGAGCTTCTGGCTCAGGGTGAAGCCTCTTTCCTTCTTTGGTTGTTGCCAGTTTGCACTGTTGTGTTCTCAAAATGTCAGTTTCCACAGGAGACTATGAGAAGGGTGTGGACCACCTGACCAATGCCATCGCTGTGTGTGGgcagcctcagcagctcctgcaggttctgcaaCAGACGCTGCCGCCACCCGTCTTCCAGATGTTACTGACCAAACTGCCGACCATCAGCCAGGTACATTCTGTTCTCTGATGTTTGTCCATGTGGACGTGCTGCTCACTGTTAATGATCTGAAGGGTCCATCAACCCGATCCTTGTCATGTTTGTCTCCATGTTTGTGATAAATGTCTTCTCTTGCAGCGGATTGTGAGCGCACAGAATTTGAATGAAGATGATATAGAATGAAACAGCCCCCTCTTCCTGGCCTGCGGCAGCCCCACATCACTCCCATCATGGCGTCCTGACAGGATTTAGGGTTTTTATTTCCCCTCTTAGATTTGAAAGAAGCCGTCCCCACGAATGAGTCTTCATCAGGAGTTCATATGTTGATATCCATCGTCATGGTTACTGTTATTTATTGTGGGTTTTATCTTTCTGTTCACTTCCTGAAAGCAGTGGAGAGATTAAAGCTGGGAACAATGTTGTCCTCTCTTCTTGTAGATTAACTTCTGCTGGTCAACACCGATGTCCATATGCTGTTGAAGTCAGTTGAAGCTTCTAAAACTGACTGTTTTGGCTTTTCACACTGCATATGCAGAGATGTGCTTTTTGTTACTATGGTAACACAAACCTGGTAAAGTGTGGTCATACAACAGAGATCCAGTTTCAAACCTAAATGAGCCTGAAGGTGTCCTGTTAGTCAAAAGTGCCACCAACAATCAGATGCTGAAACTTTATTGGTTGTTTTATTGATCCTtgagctgtttttcttctgttgttgCTTAATCAAGAGAAAATGTTCATGTCTGTCACCTGAGAACACACGACATAACACGTAACATTACATGACAACCATTAAACGCAACTCAGTTCTGGAATAAAATTTGTGAAAAACTGGAAACAAGGCAGTCAGATGTGAACACTCTTTTTTGGCTTCACTTTCTTCGCCTGGTTCTTTTTAGTCTTTACATTGGGATCCACCTTGATGCCGCTGAAGGAGGTGTAAATCTTGGACGTCCTCTGCTGGCGAGAGAATTTCTTGGGAGACCCGATCCTTCCCTGATGGCGTTCTCTCTCGGGGGCCGGGCCCTTGCCGAACCTCCCTTTGGCTCCTTTGTTCTCACTTTCCTTCAGTGACCTCCTCACCCGGATTCTTCGTCCCTGCAGTTTACTGCCATCCAGTTTCAGTGCCAGTTGGACAGCATCGGCACtctgagacaggaagagaataAAGTGGAAGATTTCTCACACACAGTTCTAAAGGTCCATCTGTCAATGCTAGCTTATTTAGCATAATTACTAGCTACAGGAATACTGACCACTAACTTTCTAATAGCGAGGTTTTTGGGGAATCATCGTCTTCTACCTGGATAAGAAGCTGTTTCCCAGCAAAACCAGTATAGAAACCAGTCTGGAGGTCCGGTAAGATCATTTGCAACTTTATCAAGTGCTGTGATAAAGCCTAAAagctgactgaaacatctcagaCTGGTCCATGCAGGATCAGTCACTTCAGAGAAGGGAAGGGTGGATAGGGCCTGTAGTTTACTACAGAGCATTCACGAGTCACCTCCTTTTCCTTTGTCAACATCTCTATATATTGTCGGTGTTCCTGGCTCATTACTGCTGCCAGCCATCTGTCTGGAAGCGTAATATTTTTTATACTTCCACGATTACTGGGACACACATCTAATTAACTGGTTTTGGGTTGTACCTTAAACAGGATGTAACCAAATCCTTTCCCCAGTCCAGAGTTTTGGTCTCGTACCAGACGTACAGCCTCCACCGAGCCACAGTCCTCAAAATGATGTCGAAAAGCAAGTTCATTGATGTCTGAgtcgcgcacacgcacgcacacacacacacgcgcgcacacacacacacacacaagcgttCATTAGTGTCACGCTGAATGCTCCTCAACATTGTTGCTTCTGCAGAGACTCACCAAATGAAAGGTTCCCCACAAAAACGGAGCGTTTGTGatcatgctgaaagacaatggcATCAGTAATGTTCCACACTAAATCCTGTCAGACCTGATCAGATTTGAACTGATGGCTCACCGACGAGTTCTTGACCACTTTGTCCACTCGGATGTAGAAGTCCTTCTCGATCTCCAGGCCGTTCCTGCCAGGAGAGGAATGTTTGTTGGTGACCCTAATTTGGCAGTGCCTGTGCAGCCGTTGGCTCACCTCTCTAAGGCTCTGGTGACTCCGCCTTCATCTTTAAACACCACGTAGGCATTCATGCTTTGCTTCTTTGGATGAATTTTACGTCTGTGGAGTCAAAGCAGAACAACTTTGGAACACAGATGAGGGCAGTTTAAGCAAAGGAGGACGGAAGAAGAAACATACTTGATAACTGCAACCTTCCGGGACATGGAAGGGTCCTCTCTGACCTGCATGGGCAAATGTTGGCTGTTAGAACTCCACTTACTGGTTTGATGCTGAAAAGGTTTTACTTTTTATTATTAAGACAGATGTGCAATAATAAGCAGCATTAGCACATTGGCAGTGTGGAGGATGGACTGACAGCCAACAACAGCTACTACAAAAGATAACTCTGCTAGCTAGCATGTTAGCCAATGACAATATTTTACCACAGAGCGAAATCGGATGGACTCAATGGATCCTTCATCTCTGAACAGATTCTGAAGGGTCTAAAAACAGGAGAAAGGGTCCATTTACCACAGCAGAATCACCTTGAGCTTCCTCCACAGTGAAGCAGCCAGTCTCACCCTACCTTCTTGGAGCAGCTGCTTGGCAGGTTACCCACAAATacagtcctcttcctcttctgggcctcctcttctttcctggcCCTTTTTCTCTGGCGTTTCTCCACCCAGTGTTCCACCCCTTTCTCTTCTGCGTCATGTTTCCTCGTCTTCTTCACAGATGTCTTCTTCTGTCGCTCATCTTCATCTGCGATATGTAGGCCCATTTCTCTGGAAACAATAGATGGAGATGATGGACGGTTAATTGGGATGATGATTAAACAGGAGGATGAAAAACAAGGGCTGACCTGCCCTCCAGTCTCTTTTCTGCTTTGGACTGTATCTTATTCTTCCTCTTGCAGGTGAGGCCTGGCTGACCGCTGACCTCTGcaggcttctttttcttcacctCCGGACTGGTGCTTGCACTGACCTCAGCTGGGGGATGGAACACAAGCATGGTAGCCGGAGCCGCACTGCCAAACAGAGCTGACAGTGGCGTCGCTGAAGCTGCAGAGTCCTTCTGGAACAAACATCCTGACACCTGACCCAGCTCGTAGTCAGCTGGCTGTTGTCCTGGCAACATCTTCTCACTGCGTACATGAATGCCAAGGTTACAATCCATTCTCAGGTAAACAgaacaaagcaacaaaacaatCGCAAAGCAAATGACAGTGAAAAGTAGGTCAGTTTTATTAACAGGCACAACAATATATAATATCAACTTAACAAAATAAGGCAAGAATTTAGCGTACTGTCCATTTATACAAATGATCAGTGATCAAAgtcaaccaaaaaaaacccaaccactCAAGTAAAAAGTTAAAAACTTCCATTTTAATTCTGACGCTTCAGTCACTTTAGCTAATGTTGAACAATATCTGTTTTAATGCCAATATCTGTTTATGTGCCTTTTCACACACCCGTCGTAAACGTTTAATTTTGTGGATGGAATGAATTTGTCTTGGAGGGATGTACTGTTTTGGGCTCcaagaaaaatcaaaataaacatttattatcAGCCTTATCTTATTAATGGCAACATTTGATATTCATAAACGTAAATTTTGAAGAAAACCATCTTTtccaacaaagaaaatgaaagtttATTTTATCTTAAAGGGAACACATCCACGGCAGTGTTTCTTTACCCCCTTCCCATTACCGGTTATTTATGACAAAGGTTCATGAAATTAATCCGAATTATTATTCCGTCTATAACATTAGATGAGTGttaaaagcagagagaaaaataaaagtcaacaaaaataacaaatgaaAGGCCGGAAGTGTAAACAAACCTCTGTTCtcgtttctttttcatttttgccGCTCCGATTCTTTCAGCTTCACCTTTACTTTTTAATAAAGTTGTTAAAGTGTAATAACAAATATTGAGTCAACCGCAACAATTACGAGAAAAATTGGTGGAGTCTTCCATGAAATTACAGAAGCACGTTTTACGCCGCTGTCCTGCTGATAATAAAGTCCCTCGGAAAACACAGTCACGGAGCCACGATGATTCCTCTTATTTTCTTTGCGTAAAGTTAATGTTACGCGAGGGGAACGTCGttttgacaaaataaaaaagcttcAAAATTTATTTACGGACATGAATGCCGATAAAACTTTCGATTACAACTATTAAGAGAAGGATAATGAAAATTAAAGTGAGGCACTATTGCAAAGACGTCACATCCGGTTAGCCAGTGTGGCAGTTGTCCGAATTCAACGAAAACGAGCCAATCAACTCTTTCTTAAATCAACCCTTTCATTAACATCACAGGTAATTGTCTGTTATTCAGCTTTGGAAGCACCTAATAGATCTGCTAATTTGACATTTGTTATAATCGTGTAGCGTGGATTACTGTAGTTTGACAAATTAGCACTTATTGGTCAATAAATTCAATCAGAAAACTAAATAAATTATAAAACCTGCTGTAATTCATTTTCATCAGTTCAGATGGAGGTTCTGGAACATGACAGCAGTGTTTATTCTGCAGATCACCCGAGTGGAACTAACCTTCATCCAAGTTAGCTTTCATCCCAGTAGGAGATGTTGATGGGAGTTGGCccaatggagcaggaggaagtgaCTGCCAGCGCAGTGGGGAGGCGGGTGGCCTGCGATGGGGAGCGGGCTACGGTCCGGTATGTGGGCCCAATTCCACCAACAGCAGGTGAGAACAGGTCAAAGATCAGCCCCAGAAACCATAACAGACCTGGTGACACGTTAGCAAAGTGAGCCGATTCTTATTTGACTTCAGGTCTGTGGCTCGGGGTCGAGTGGGATCATCCCAGCAGAGGTAAACACGACGGCAGCCATGATGGTGTCCAGTACTTCACCTGTAGGTATGGTCATCCGCCATGgtgatttttttcatgttctAGATAGATACTTTGTTGTCAATTCACTCCATGTTTTCAACATACAGATGAATCAAAAtactgtttctcttctctctagcTTATCGTGctgtaaaactgaaatgaaaattaaaaattaatagAGTAAATAAAAAATCAATATAAGTGAAgcagaagcaaaagaaaaagttggggggggggggggggggggtcatataAGGTGCCAAAGACATGAATGTGCATATAGTGCAATACAATGAAGGGAGGTAGGGTGGTAGAATAACAGTCAATAATACAGAAATTTCCCTCTACGTGCAAATTTCAAGGGTTTTGTGGAGTGCAATTGTATTTCAGCAGAGTTAAGGTCCTGGGGCAGGAGCTGGGGGAGGTAATGGATGGAGTTCAGCATCCTAACAGCCTGGTGGATAAAACTGTTTGACAGTCTGGTGGAGTGGGCCTGAAGGCTTCTGAACCTTCTCCCTGAAGGCAGGATGCTGAAGTTGGGGTGTGAGAGGTGGGAGTTATCCTCGACAATGCTGATGGCTCTACGGGTGAGGCGGGTGTGGAAAATGTTTGCGAGCGAGAGCAGTGGCGCACCAATGATCTTACTGGCTGCATTCACTATGCCTTGCAGAGTctttcagcaggaggaggtgcagcctCCATACCACACAATAATGCATCCAGTGATGATGCTCTCAATGGTGCCTCTGTAGAAGGAGCACATGATGGGAGGTGGGACGTGTGCTCTCCTTAGTTTGCAGAGGAAGTATAGGCGTGTCTGAGCTTTCCTGGCCAGCTGTGTTGTGTTAGTTGTCCAGGTGAGGTCTTCAGATATGTGTACCCCCAGAAACTTGGTGCTGCTCACCCTTTCCACAGCAGCACTGTTGATGATCAGTGGGGGGCACTGTGGTGACCTTCTCCTGAAGTCAATAACCATCTCtttggtcttctttatgttaaGGAAGAGATTGTTATCTTTACACCACTGGACCAATTGGCTCACCTCGCACCTGTAGGTGTGAcaggtatggtatggacccaagtgcagtacacaacaggcaaagaactggtgatcagttaacaggtttattaactgcaatctggcaaacaacgGACAGTT is a window from the Takifugu rubripes chromosome 17, fTakRub1.2, whole genome shotgun sequence genome containing:
- the rbm34 gene encoding RNA-binding protein 34 isoform X3; this translates as MKKKREQSEKMLPGQQPADYELGQVSGCLFQKDSAASATPLSALFGSAAPATMLVFHPPAEVSASTSPEVKKKKPAEVSGQPGLTCKRKNKIQSKAEKRLEGREMGLHIADEDERQKKTSVKKTRKHDAEEKGVEHWVEKRQRKRARKEEEAQKRKRTVFVGNLPSSCSKKTLQNLFRDEGSIESIRFRSVVREDPSMSRKVAVIKRKIHPKKQSMNAYVVFKDEGGVTRALERNGLEIEKDFYIRVDKVVKNSSHDHKRSVFVGNLSFDINELAFRHHFEDCGSVEAVRLVRDQNSGLGKGFGYILFKSADAVQLALKLDGSKLQGRRIRVRRSLKESENKGAKGRFGKGPAPERERHQGRIGSPKKFSRQQRTSKIYTSFSGIKVTDMNIFS
- the tomm20b gene encoding mitochondrial import receptor subunit TOM20 homolog B — encoded protein: MIGGKSSAIAAGVCGALFVGYCIYFDRKRRSDPNFKNKLRERRRKQKAAKERAGVSKLPDLKDAEAVQKFFLEEIQQGEELLAQGDYEKGVDHLTNAIAVCGQPQQLLQVLQQTLPPPVFQMLLTKLPTISQRIVSAQNLNEDDIE
- the rbm34 gene encoding RNA-binding protein 34 isoform X2 → MLPGQQPADYELGQVSGCLFQKDSAASATPLSALFGSAAPATMLVFHPPAEVSASTSPEVKKKKPAEVSGQPGLTCKRKNKIQSKAEKRLEGREMGLHIADEDERQKKTSVKKTRKHDAEEKGVEHWVEKRQRKRARKEEEAQKRKRTVFVGNLPSSCSKKTLQNLFRDEGSIESIRFRSVVREDPSMSRKVAVIKRKIHPKKQSMNAYVVFKDEGGVTRALERNGLEIEKDFYIRVDKVVKNSSHDHKRSVFVGNLSFDINELAFRHHFEDCGSVEAVRLVRDQNSGLGKGFGYILFKSADAVQLALKLDGSKLQGRRIRVRRSLKESENKGAKGRFGKGPAPERERHQGRIGSPKKFSRQQRTSKIYTSFSGIKVDPNVKTKKNQAKKVKPKKSVHI
- the rbm34 gene encoding RNA-binding protein 34 isoform X1, translated to MKKKREQSEKMLPGQQPADYELGQVSGCLFQKDSAASATPLSALFGSAAPATMLVFHPPAEVSASTSPEVKKKKPAEVSGQPGLTCKRKNKIQSKAEKRLEGREMGLHIADEDERQKKTSVKKTRKHDAEEKGVEHWVEKRQRKRARKEEEAQKRKRTVFVGNLPSSCSKKTLQNLFRDEGSIESIRFRSVVREDPSMSRKVAVIKRKIHPKKQSMNAYVVFKDEGGVTRALERNGLEIEKDFYIRVDKVVKNSSHDHKRSVFVGNLSFDINELAFRHHFEDCGSVEAVRLVRDQNSGLGKGFGYILFKSADAVQLALKLDGSKLQGRRIRVRRSLKESENKGAKGRFGKGPAPERERHQGRIGSPKKFSRQQRTSKIYTSFSGIKVDPNVKTKKNQAKKVKPKKSVHI